In Flavobacterium sp. 83, the genomic window TCCAACTCTTTTTAATAATCTAAACAGTTGTGATTTCCATAGAATTAAAATAGAATTACAGCTGAAATTTGTCTCATAAAATTAATTACAATTAACTTTTAAATTTCTTTAAAATGAAAAAAATACTACTATCATTTATAATTATTGCTTCTATTTCTAATAGTTACAGTCAAACCTATAAATTATCCAAAAAGATCAGCACTTCTGGCAATGACGGATGGGATTATCTCGCTGTTGATGATGTGGCGCAACATTTATTTGTTTCACACGGAAATATGGTCAATGTGATTGATTTAAAATCAGATAAAACAATAGCTACTATTCCAGATACAAAAGGAGTTCATGGAATTGCGGTTGCCAATGATCTCAATAAAGCATTTATCAGCAACGGAAAAGACAATTCTATTGCAATTGTCAATTTGAAAACATTTGAATTACTTGAAAAAGTAAAAATTGCAGGAGTTAAACCAGATGCCATTTTATACGATCAATTTTCTCGAAAAGTGTTTGTTTACAATGCAGAAAGTAATGATGCTACGGTTATTGATGCCAATACAAATAAAGTGGTAAAAACAATTGCATTGGGTGGAAAACCAGAGTTTTCAGTAACCAATACTAAAGGGTTAATTTATGTGAATATTGAAGATAAAAACCAAATAAAAACGATAAACGCTTCGACATTAAAAGTTACAAATACCTGGAGTATTGCTCCCGGAGATGAACCATCAGGATTGGCAATAGATTTAGTTACGAACCGATTGTTTTCTGTTTGCGGTAATAATTTGATGATCGTTGTTAATGCTACAAATGGAAAAATAATAAAGACTTTACCAATTGGTGATGGTTGTGACGGTGTTGCTTTTGATGCCAAAAAGAATCTTATTTTTAGTTCTAATGGCGAAGGAACGATTACCG contains:
- a CDS encoding YncE family protein, with protein sequence MKKILLSFIIIASISNSYSQTYKLSKKISTSGNDGWDYLAVDDVAQHLFVSHGNMVNVIDLKSDKTIATIPDTKGVHGIAVANDLNKAFISNGKDNSIAIVNLKTFELLEKVKIAGVKPDAILYDQFSRKVFVYNAESNDATVIDANTNKVVKTIALGGKPEFSVTNTKGLIYVNIEDKNQIKTINASTLKVTNTWSIAPGDEPSGLAIDLVTNRLFSVCGNNLMIVVNATNGKIIKTLPIGDGCDGVAFDAKKNLIFSSNGEGTITVVKENNANTFSVLETVKTQKGARTIALNKTTNQLYLPTADFGAKPEPTTENPKPRAGIVPNSFVVLVVEPISK